One Microbacterium sp. No. 7 genomic window carries:
- a CDS encoding exonuclease domain-containing protein, which translates to MLEFTAIDFETANSSSASACAVGLARVRGGRVVDRAGWLIRPPAGHDRFFELNTGIHGIAAEHVVHAKGWADQLPDLAAFVGADVLVAHNAGFDMRVLRSACEATGSAWEPYRYLCSVQVARKTYALDSYRLPLAAAAAGFTDLRHHDAVSDALACAHIVIDAARRARAGDVAQLAAALGLRLSQLPAAAPAAA; encoded by the coding sequence ATGCTGGAGTTCACTGCGATCGACTTCGAGACGGCGAACTCCTCGAGCGCGTCGGCGTGCGCGGTCGGGCTCGCGCGCGTGCGCGGCGGCCGCGTCGTCGATCGGGCCGGCTGGCTCATCCGTCCTCCGGCGGGCCACGACCGGTTCTTCGAGCTCAACACGGGCATCCACGGCATCGCCGCGGAGCACGTCGTCCACGCCAAGGGCTGGGCAGATCAGCTCCCCGATCTCGCCGCGTTCGTCGGCGCCGACGTGCTCGTCGCGCACAACGCGGGGTTCGACATGCGCGTGCTGCGCAGCGCGTGCGAGGCCACCGGCTCGGCGTGGGAACCCTATCGCTACCTCTGCAGCGTGCAGGTGGCGCGCAAGACCTACGCGCTCGACTCCTACCGCCTGCCGCTCGCGGCCGCCGCGGCCGGCTTCACCGATCTGCGGCACCACGACGCCGTCTCCGACGCCCTCGCGTGCGCGCACATCGTGATCGACGCCGCCCGGCGCGCGCGTGCCGGCGACGTCGCGCAGCTCGCGGCGGCCCTCGGGCTGCGGCTGTCGCAGCTGCCCGCCGCCGCCCCTGCGGCGGCCTGA
- the glpX gene encoding class II fructose-bisphosphatase — protein MVSLKADMSPLHPDRNLALELVRATEAAAIRSVPFIGRGQKELADGAAVDAMRAFLQTVDFAGVVVIGEGEKDNAPMLYNGEQVGTGDGPQCDIAVDPIDGTTLTAEGRNNALSVLAVSDRGSMLDASSVFYMDKLVTGPAGVGVVDIRLPIGENIRLLSKAIGKPVDEIVVSVLNRPRHARIIEEIREAGAGTRLMSDGDVAGGINAARHNARTDMCVGVGGSPEGIVTACAIKALGGHIQGRLWPRDDDERQRGIDAGLRVGDDEVYEADDLVKGDNTIFVATGVTNGELVAGVRREGDYIYTESVVLRGRSGTLRRISSEHLTSKWL, from the coding sequence ATGGTGAGTCTGAAGGCCGACATGAGCCCCCTGCATCCCGACCGCAACCTCGCGCTCGAGCTCGTGCGCGCCACCGAGGCGGCGGCGATTCGCTCGGTGCCGTTCATCGGCCGAGGCCAGAAGGAGCTCGCCGACGGGGCGGCCGTCGACGCGATGCGCGCGTTCCTGCAGACCGTCGACTTCGCCGGCGTCGTCGTCATCGGCGAGGGCGAGAAGGACAACGCGCCCATGCTCTACAACGGCGAGCAGGTCGGCACCGGCGACGGCCCGCAGTGCGACATCGCCGTCGACCCGATCGACGGCACCACGCTGACGGCCGAGGGGCGCAACAACGCGCTCTCGGTGCTCGCGGTCTCCGATCGCGGCTCGATGCTCGACGCATCGAGCGTGTTCTACATGGACAAGCTGGTCACGGGCCCCGCGGGCGTCGGCGTCGTCGACATCCGCCTGCCGATCGGCGAGAACATCCGCCTGCTCTCGAAGGCGATCGGCAAGCCCGTCGACGAGATCGTCGTCTCGGTGCTCAACCGCCCCCGGCACGCCCGCATCATCGAGGAGATCCGCGAGGCCGGTGCCGGCACGCGCCTCATGAGCGACGGCGACGTCGCCGGCGGCATCAACGCGGCGCGTCACAACGCGCGCACCGACATGTGCGTCGGGGTCGGCGGCAGCCCCGAGGGCATCGTGACCGCGTGCGCCATCAAGGCGCTGGGCGGCCACATCCAGGGCCGGCTGTGGCCGCGCGACGACGACGAGCGTCAGCGGGGCATCGACGCCGGTCTCCGCGTCGGCGACGACGAGGTCTACGAGGCCGACGACCTCGTCAAGGGCGACAACACGATCTTCGTCGCGACGGGCGTGACCAACGGCGAGCTCGTCGCGGGCGTGCGCCGCGAGGGCGACTACATCTACACGGAGTCGGTCGTGCTGCGCGGCCGGTCGGGAACGCTGCGCCGCATCTCGTCGGAGCACCTCACGTCGAAGTGGCTGTGA
- a CDS encoding DNA recombination protein RmuC, translating to MDAVASVALAVLCLLAGLLAGWFAASARGAARGEAARAALTAKLAANEAAYAALAAQFDQQRTLTRELADRARDEQAARDERERREQLVLRALAPVSESLQAMQTRVDQLERERHEQLGSVAEQLRRTAEQNEALRATTESLAGALRSGSVRGVWGETQLRRVVEAAGLTRYVDFELQATVTSDAGAGRPDMVVRLPGGKALAVDAKAPLDAYLAASEIPVTATGAEATRRASLLAAHVAAVRAHVDALAKKSYWAGLTASPEFVVCFLPSESLLASALDEDPTLLDYAFSRRVALASPVNLWAVLKTVAYTWTQHDVSSEARRLFDLGTELYRRLGSLTTHADELRRAIERTVDSYNRFVGSLETRVLVTARKFPGIDDTRLDAVAAPAVIDRGTRPLTAPELLHAQDDAAPPREEGTAAEIGELRSRLTP from the coding sequence ATGGATGCCGTCGCCTCTGTCGCCCTCGCCGTGCTGTGCCTGCTCGCCGGGCTCCTCGCCGGGTGGTTCGCCGCCTCCGCGCGCGGCGCCGCACGCGGCGAGGCGGCGCGCGCCGCGCTCACCGCGAAGCTCGCGGCGAACGAGGCCGCGTACGCGGCGCTCGCCGCGCAGTTCGACCAGCAGCGCACGCTGACCCGCGAGCTCGCCGACCGGGCGCGCGACGAGCAGGCCGCCCGCGACGAGCGCGAGCGGCGCGAGCAGCTGGTGCTGCGCGCCCTCGCCCCCGTGAGCGAGAGCCTGCAGGCCATGCAGACGCGCGTCGACCAGCTGGAGCGCGAGCGGCACGAGCAGCTGGGCTCGGTCGCCGAGCAGCTGCGGCGCACCGCCGAGCAGAACGAGGCGCTGCGCGCGACGACCGAGTCGCTGGCGGGCGCGCTGCGCTCGGGCTCGGTGCGCGGCGTGTGGGGCGAGACGCAGCTGCGTCGCGTGGTCGAGGCGGCGGGGCTCACCCGCTACGTCGACTTCGAGCTGCAGGCGACCGTCACGAGCGACGCCGGCGCGGGACGACCCGACATGGTCGTGCGCCTGCCCGGCGGCAAGGCGCTCGCGGTCGATGCGAAGGCGCCGCTCGACGCCTACCTCGCGGCGAGCGAGATCCCCGTCACCGCGACCGGCGCCGAGGCGACGCGACGCGCGTCGCTGCTCGCCGCGCACGTCGCGGCGGTGCGGGCGCACGTCGACGCGCTGGCGAAGAAGAGCTACTGGGCAGGCCTGACGGCGAGCCCCGAGTTCGTCGTGTGCTTCCTGCCGAGCGAGTCGCTGCTGGCATCCGCCCTCGACGAGGACCCGACGCTGCTCGACTACGCGTTCTCGCGGCGCGTCGCCCTCGCCTCGCCCGTGAACCTCTGGGCGGTGCTCAAGACCGTGGCGTACACGTGGACCCAACACGACGTGTCGTCGGAGGCGCGGCGCCTGTTCGACCTGGGCACCGAGCTGTACCGCCGGCTCGGCTCGCTCACGACGCACGCCGACGAGCTGCGGCGGGCCATCGAGCGCACGGTCGACAGCTACAACCGGTTCGTCGGCTCGCTCGAGACGCGCGTGCTCGTGACGGCGCGCAAGTTCCCGGGCATCGACGACACGAGACTCGACGCCGTCGCCGCGCCGGCGGTCATCGATCGCGGCACGCGACCGCTCACGGCTCCCGAGCTGCTGCACGCGCAGGACGACGCTGCCCCGCCCCGGGAGGAGGGGACGGCCGCCGAGATCGGCGAGCTGAGGTCACGGCTGACCCCGTGA
- a CDS encoding NAD(P)-dependent oxidoreductase: MTTTTVAVLGLGAMGLPMATRLAETMPVRGFDIAEARLALAEAAGVARCASAEDAVAGADAVLLAVRDSAQLDDVLFGDRGIAAALRPGAIVILTSTVGTDGIQSVAAALAERDIDLVDAPLSGGPARAGAGDLLIVVGATPQAREKAQPVLERLASTLTVVGDRPGDGQALKTVNQLLCGVHIAAAAEALALADALGLDAERTLEALGAGAAASFMLGNRGPRILQAYDDGGAEVLSQLDIFVKDMGIVNKAARAARLATPIAAAAEQLYLLGAAQGLGSADDSAVIRVVAPQRLSN; encoded by the coding sequence ATGACAACGACGACGGTCGCCGTCCTGGGACTCGGCGCCATGGGGCTTCCCATGGCCACGCGTCTCGCCGAGACCATGCCCGTGCGCGGGTTCGACATCGCCGAGGCGCGGCTCGCGCTCGCCGAGGCGGCCGGCGTGGCCCGCTGCGCATCGGCCGAGGACGCCGTCGCCGGCGCCGACGCGGTGCTGCTCGCGGTGCGCGACTCCGCGCAGCTGGACGACGTGCTGTTCGGCGACCGCGGCATCGCCGCCGCGCTCCGCCCGGGAGCGATCGTGATCCTCACGAGCACGGTCGGCACCGACGGCATCCAGAGCGTCGCCGCGGCGCTCGCCGAGCGCGACATCGACCTCGTCGACGCGCCGCTGAGCGGCGGCCCCGCCCGCGCCGGCGCCGGCGACCTGCTCATCGTCGTGGGAGCGACGCCGCAGGCCCGGGAGAAGGCGCAGCCCGTGCTCGAGCGGCTCGCCTCCACGCTCACGGTCGTCGGCGACCGGCCCGGAGACGGCCAGGCGCTCAAGACGGTCAACCAGCTGCTGTGCGGCGTGCACATCGCCGCGGCCGCCGAGGCCCTCGCCCTCGCCGACGCCCTCGGGCTCGACGCCGAGCGCACGCTGGAGGCGCTCGGCGCGGGCGCCGCGGCATCCTTCATGCTCGGCAACCGCGGCCCGCGCATCCTGCAGGCGTACGACGACGGGGGAGCCGAGGTGCTCAGCCAGCTCGACATCTTCGTCAAGGACATGGGCATCGTGAACAAGGCCGCCCGCGCGGCGCGCCTGGCCACGCCGATCGCGGCGGCCGCCGAGCAGCTCTACCTGCTCGGTGCCGCCCAGGGCCTCGGATCCGCCGACGACTCGGCGGTCATCCGCGTCGTCGCGCCGCAGCGCCTCAGCAACTGA
- the fbaA gene encoding class II fructose-bisphosphate aldolase translates to MPIATPDQYAAMLDRAKAGGFAFPAINVSSSQTVNAVLQGLAEAGSDGILQVSTGGADYFAGHTVKARATGAIAFARYVREVAKNYSITVAVHTDHCPKEALDGFVLPLIAASEEEVKAGGEPIFQSHMWDGSAVPLAENIEIAKDLLPRMRNINAILEVEIGVVGGEEDGVKHEGSNDALYTTLGDVTQAVEALGLGENGRYIAALTFGNVHGVYKPGNVKLRPELLGEIQEGIAAKFGTGPKPLDLVFHGGSGSSAEEIATAVANGVIKMNIDTDTQYAFTRSVAGYMLSNYDGVLKVDGEVGNKKQYDPRAWGKVAESAMAARVVEATQQLGSVGNSISA, encoded by the coding sequence ATGCCCATCGCCACCCCTGACCAGTACGCAGCGATGCTCGACCGCGCCAAGGCCGGCGGGTTCGCCTTCCCCGCGATCAACGTCTCGAGCTCGCAGACGGTCAACGCCGTGCTCCAGGGACTCGCCGAGGCCGGCTCCGACGGCATCCTCCAGGTGAGCACGGGCGGTGCCGACTACTTCGCGGGCCACACCGTCAAGGCGCGCGCCACGGGCGCGATCGCCTTCGCCCGCTACGTGCGCGAGGTCGCCAAGAACTACTCGATCACGGTCGCCGTGCACACCGACCACTGCCCGAAGGAGGCGCTCGACGGCTTCGTGCTGCCGCTCATCGCCGCGAGCGAGGAAGAGGTCAAGGCGGGTGGCGAGCCGATCTTCCAGTCGCACATGTGGGACGGCTCCGCGGTGCCGCTCGCCGAGAACATCGAGATCGCCAAGGACCTGCTCCCCCGCATGCGCAACATCAACGCGATCCTCGAGGTCGAGATCGGCGTCGTCGGCGGCGAGGAGGACGGCGTCAAGCACGAGGGCTCGAACGACGCGCTCTACACGACGCTCGGCGACGTGACGCAGGCCGTCGAGGCGCTCGGCCTCGGCGAGAACGGCCGCTACATCGCGGCCCTCACCTTCGGCAACGTGCACGGCGTCTACAAGCCGGGCAACGTCAAGCTGCGCCCCGAGCTGCTCGGCGAGATCCAGGAGGGCATCGCCGCGAAGTTCGGCACGGGCCCCAAGCCGCTCGACCTCGTCTTCCACGGCGGCAGCGGCTCGAGCGCCGAGGAGATCGCCACGGCGGTCGCCAACGGCGTCATCAAGATGAACATCGACACCGACACGCAGTACGCGTTCACGCGCTCGGTCGCCGGCTACATGCTGTCGAACTACGACGGCGTGCTCAAGGTCGACGGCGAGGTGGGCAACAAGAAGCAGTACGACCCGCGCGCCTGGGGCAAGGTCGCCGAGTCGGCGATGGCCGCCCGCGTCGTCGAGGCGACGCAGCAGCTCGGCTCGGTCGGCAACTCGATCAGCGCCTGA
- a CDS encoding barstar family protein, with product MAEESRGGSAQVFRIEGARIDTIEDLYAQLNALLMKEEDWELGASLDALDDVLYRFSPRSAVGPTVFVWADHGRSREALGRAATERWLEDKLRHPHSFDVRAIRAQRDALMSGEGKTYFEIVQDVFAAHDPDVRLELD from the coding sequence ATGGCCGAAGAGTCCCGTGGCGGTTCCGCTCAGGTGTTCCGCATCGAGGGTGCCCGCATCGACACGATCGAGGATCTGTACGCGCAGCTGAACGCGTTGCTGATGAAGGAGGAGGACTGGGAGCTCGGCGCAAGCCTGGATGCGCTCGACGACGTGCTGTACCGCTTCAGCCCGAGAAGCGCCGTCGGTCCGACGGTGTTCGTCTGGGCGGATCACGGGCGCAGTCGGGAAGCCCTCGGCCGGGCAGCGACCGAGCGCTGGCTTGAGGACAAGCTCCGTCACCCGCACTCCTTCGACGTGCGAGCGATCCGTGCGCAACGGGACGCGCTGATGTCCGGCGAGGGGAAGACCTACTTCGAGATCGTCCAGGACGTGTTCGCCGCACACGACCCGGACGTTCGCCTGGAACTGGACTGA
- a CDS encoding GntP family transporter: protein MPTPLLLAIGAAGIALLLVLIVRFKVNAFLALLITSVLVGLATGVPLANVPATETTPERLGIIPAIIAGMGGTLGSVAILVALGSMLGRIIELSGGASSLAGRFTKLLGPRRVSGALTAAALVLAIPVFFDVGFIILVPIVYGFSHAAGLNPVKFGLPIAGIMLAVHVAVPPHPGIVGGAALLGADVGWLTILGILIAIPLGVLAHFVSKVLNRREYPMLASTKEMFDAFGGGDEVDAAGASAAKTATKTLAPPSAGMILTLIITPLVMIGLGTTAATLLPADSALRAVLGFIGAPVFALLVTVVLAGYFLGIRRGWSAAHLSDVFEGALPPAAIVILVTGAGGAFARILTESGIGKALADTLLATGLPIILMAFLVSLALRAAQGSATVAILTTAGLLSSAITGGGYSSLQIVVIALAIAFGALGLSHVNDSGFWVVTRYLGLSVSDGLRSWTVLTTVLGVAGFLITSVIWLVVSAAA from the coding sequence GTGCCTACACCCTTGCTGCTCGCGATCGGCGCGGCGGGCATCGCCCTGCTGCTCGTGCTGATCGTCCGCTTCAAAGTCAACGCCTTCCTGGCGTTGCTCATCACCAGCGTGCTCGTCGGTCTCGCGACCGGCGTGCCGCTCGCGAACGTGCCCGCGACCGAGACGACCCCCGAACGACTCGGCATCATTCCGGCGATCATCGCCGGGATGGGCGGAACGCTCGGCTCCGTCGCCATCCTCGTCGCGCTGGGCTCCATGCTCGGCCGCATCATCGAGCTCTCGGGCGGCGCCTCGAGCCTCGCGGGGCGCTTCACGAAGCTGCTCGGACCGCGCCGCGTGTCGGGGGCGCTCACCGCGGCGGCGCTCGTGCTCGCGATCCCGGTCTTCTTCGACGTGGGATTCATCATCCTCGTGCCGATCGTCTACGGCTTCAGTCACGCCGCGGGCCTCAACCCGGTGAAGTTCGGCCTGCCGATCGCGGGCATCATGCTCGCGGTGCACGTGGCGGTGCCGCCGCACCCGGGAATCGTCGGCGGGGCCGCGCTGCTCGGCGCCGACGTGGGCTGGCTCACGATCCTCGGCATCCTCATCGCGATCCCGCTCGGCGTCCTGGCACACTTCGTGTCCAAGGTGCTGAACCGTCGTGAGTACCCCATGCTCGCGAGCACGAAGGAGATGTTCGACGCGTTCGGCGGCGGCGACGAGGTCGACGCCGCCGGTGCCTCCGCCGCGAAGACTGCGACGAAGACCCTCGCTCCGCCGTCGGCGGGCATGATCCTGACGCTCATCATCACCCCGCTCGTGATGATCGGCCTCGGCACGACGGCCGCGACGCTGCTTCCGGCCGACTCGGCGCTGCGCGCCGTGCTCGGCTTCATCGGTGCGCCGGTCTTCGCGCTGCTCGTGACCGTCGTGCTCGCCGGCTACTTCCTCGGCATCCGCCGGGGCTGGAGCGCCGCGCACCTCTCCGACGTGTTCGAGGGCGCGCTCCCGCCCGCCGCGATCGTCATCCTGGTCACGGGCGCCGGCGGCGCGTTCGCCAGGATCCTGACGGAGTCGGGCATCGGCAAGGCTCTGGCCGACACGCTGCTCGCGACGGGGCTGCCGATCATCCTCATGGCCTTCCTGGTCTCGCTCGCGCTCCGGGCGGCACAGGGCTCGGCGACGGTCGCGATCCTGACGACCGCCGGCCTGCTCTCGAGCGCGATCACCGGCGGCGGCTACTCCTCGCTGCAGATCGTGGTCATCGCGCTCGCGATCGCGTTCGGCGCCCTCGGCCTGTCGCACGTCAACGACTCGGGGTTCTGGGTCGTGACCCGCTACCTCGGACTGAGCGTCAGCGACGGCCTGCGCAGCTGGACGGTGCTGACGACGGTGCTCGGCGTGGCGGGCTTCCTGATCACGAGCGTCATCTGGCTCGTGGTCTCGGCCGCCGCGTAG
- a CDS encoding FadR/GntR family transcriptional regulator has product MARKSLVNVVADALLDRIVAGELDVGAALPSEAEIGEEFEVSRVTVREALRVLTAQGVVQVASGIGSSVRPIDEWRSIDALVRYRSAHADDGDVAVQLIAVRRMFETEAAALAATRLSDEALVELDGCIDGMRDASARGDVDAFVAADLRFHDVIMRGSGNIFLAALFDPITRVLAERRAETSRVPEIQSHAIAEHRRVLEALRARDEAAARTAMDLHMQQTLDDLTHYVLGRD; this is encoded by the coding sequence ATGGCACGCAAGTCGCTCGTGAACGTCGTGGCGGACGCCCTGCTCGACCGCATCGTCGCGGGCGAGCTGGACGTCGGCGCGGCGCTGCCCAGCGAGGCGGAGATCGGCGAGGAGTTCGAGGTCAGCCGGGTCACCGTGCGCGAGGCGCTGCGCGTGCTCACGGCGCAGGGCGTCGTGCAGGTGGCGTCCGGCATCGGCTCGTCGGTGCGGCCGATCGACGAGTGGCGCTCGATCGACGCGCTCGTGCGCTATCGCTCGGCGCACGCCGACGACGGCGACGTGGCGGTGCAGCTCATCGCCGTGCGGCGCATGTTCGAGACGGAGGCGGCGGCCCTCGCGGCGACCCGGCTCTCGGACGAGGCGCTCGTCGAGCTCGACGGGTGCATCGACGGGATGCGGGATGCCAGCGCACGCGGCGACGTCGACGCGTTCGTCGCGGCGGACCTGCGCTTCCACGACGTCATCATGCGCGGCTCGGGCAACATCTTCCTGGCCGCGCTGTTCGACCCGATCACCCGCGTGCTGGCCGAGCGGCGCGCCGAGACGTCGCGCGTCCCCGAGATCCAGAGCCACGCGATCGCGGAGCACCGGCGGGTGCTCGAGGCCCTGCGCGCCCGCGACGAGGCGGCGGCGCGCACGGCGATGGACCTTCACATGCAGCAGACGCTGGACGACCTGACGCACTACGTGCTCGGCCGCGACTGA
- a CDS encoding four-carbon acid sugar kinase family protein codes for MNLDTLLASYPEPRPVDPDRIAELVREAGRVLIVLDDDPTGTQSVADLPVLSGWTPADFEWAFDSGAPAVYVLTNSRSFDPETAARINREVVTGAVSAARARGIRVAFASRGDSTLRGHFPLEPDTIAETLAELGEKRPDGVLLVPAFPDAGRITIGGMHGMADGDAFTPVGETEFARDSTFGYRSSLLADWVEEKTGGDVSADAVVVLALDTIRAGADAVADALLAAPAGSVLAADVVVEDDLRQLALGLEQAEAAGRDYVYRVGPPFVRARIGQEQRPPIEIDDSGAETAPGGLVVVGSHVGLTSRQLAHLLAHRPAAIVVELDVPSVLDPATARDTIDAAVARVVEGIASGDVVFHSSRTLVRTDDPDESLAISRKVSDALVEVVQRTIAARRPRFVIAKGGITSSDVASRGLQIARATVRGSLFPGLVSVWQPADGPAAGIPYIVFAGNVGGETTLTEAVEKLSISASGAPAQG; via the coding sequence ATGAACCTCGACACATTGCTGGCCTCGTACCCTGAGCCGCGCCCCGTCGACCCCGATCGGATCGCCGAGCTGGTCCGCGAGGCCGGCCGCGTGCTCATCGTGCTCGACGACGACCCCACGGGGACGCAGTCGGTCGCCGACCTGCCCGTGCTCTCCGGCTGGACCCCGGCCGACTTCGAGTGGGCGTTCGACTCCGGCGCGCCCGCCGTCTACGTGCTCACCAACTCCCGCAGCTTCGACCCCGAGACCGCCGCCCGCATCAATCGCGAGGTCGTCACCGGCGCCGTCTCCGCGGCGCGGGCCCGCGGCATCCGGGTCGCGTTCGCGAGCCGCGGCGACTCCACGCTGCGCGGCCACTTCCCGCTCGAGCCGGACACGATCGCCGAGACGCTCGCCGAGCTGGGGGAGAAGCGGCCCGACGGCGTCCTGCTCGTCCCCGCCTTCCCCGACGCGGGACGCATCACGATCGGCGGCATGCACGGCATGGCCGACGGCGACGCCTTCACGCCCGTGGGCGAGACCGAGTTCGCGCGCGACTCGACGTTCGGCTACCGCTCCTCGCTCCTCGCCGACTGGGTCGAGGAGAAGACCGGCGGCGACGTCTCGGCCGACGCGGTCGTCGTGCTCGCCCTCGACACGATCCGGGCCGGGGCGGATGCCGTCGCCGACGCCCTCCTCGCCGCGCCCGCCGGCAGCGTGCTGGCCGCCGACGTCGTCGTCGAGGACGACCTGCGCCAGCTCGCCCTCGGCCTGGAGCAGGCGGAGGCCGCCGGCCGCGACTACGTCTACCGCGTGGGTCCGCCGTTCGTCCGCGCGCGCATCGGCCAGGAGCAGCGCCCGCCGATCGAGATCGACGACAGCGGCGCCGAGACCGCGCCGGGCGGCCTCGTCGTCGTCGGCTCGCACGTGGGGCTGACCAGCCGCCAGCTCGCGCACCTGCTCGCGCACCGTCCCGCCGCCATCGTCGTCGAGCTCGACGTGCCGTCCGTGCTCGACCCGGCCACCGCGCGGGACACGATCGACGCCGCCGTCGCGCGCGTCGTCGAGGGCATCGCGTCGGGCGACGTCGTCTTCCACTCCAGCCGCACCCTCGTGCGCACCGACGACCCGGACGAGAGCCTGGCGATCTCGCGGAAGGTCTCCGACGCCCTCGTCGAGGTGGTGCAGCGCACGATCGCCGCGCGCCGGCCGCGCTTCGTCATCGCCAAGGGCGGCATCACCTCGAGCGACGTCGCCAGCCGCGGCCTGCAGATCGCCCGGGCGACCGTTCGCGGCTCGCTCTTCCCCGGCCTGGTCTCGGTCTGGCAGCCCGCCGACGGCCCCGCCGCCGGCATCCCGTACATCGTCTTCGCCGGCAACGTCGGCGGCGAGACGACCCTCACGGAGGCGGTCGAGAAGCTCTCGATCTCCGCCTCCGGCGCTCCCGCGCAGGGCTGA
- a CDS encoding class I SAM-dependent methyltransferase, whose translation MANADDLATSFGQAADVYERGRPEYPAEAVAWMLEPVRRHDRWPRVADVGAGTGKLTRALVDAGAEVVAVDPDADMLQALRDAVPGVPTFVGAAERMPLPDAALDAVVLGQAWHWVDPAAASAEVARVVRSGGVLGLVWNVRDEDVPWVHRLTGIMKGSNAERMLAAGDPPIAAPFAGLERETWRWSRAVTRETLTAMVRSRSYIITAPDDEKARIDRETAELFDEIGAVGERLVELPYVTQAFRSIRP comes from the coding sequence ATGGCGAACGCGGACGACCTGGCGACATCATTCGGGCAAGCGGCCGACGTCTACGAGCGGGGACGTCCCGAGTATCCGGCCGAGGCCGTCGCGTGGATGCTGGAGCCGGTGCGCCGGCATGACCGCTGGCCGCGCGTCGCCGACGTCGGCGCGGGAACGGGCAAGCTCACGCGCGCCCTCGTCGACGCCGGGGCCGAGGTCGTCGCCGTCGACCCCGACGCCGACATGCTCCAGGCACTGCGCGACGCGGTGCCCGGCGTGCCCACGTTCGTCGGCGCCGCCGAGCGGATGCCCCTGCCCGACGCGGCCCTCGACGCCGTCGTGCTGGGGCAGGCGTGGCACTGGGTCGATCCCGCCGCCGCATCCGCGGAGGTCGCGCGCGTCGTGCGCTCCGGCGGTGTGCTGGGGCTCGTCTGGAACGTGCGCGACGAGGACGTGCCGTGGGTGCATCGGCTCACCGGCATCATGAAGGGCAGCAACGCCGAGCGCATGCTCGCGGCCGGAGACCCGCCCATCGCGGCGCCGTTCGCGGGGCTGGAGCGTGAGACCTGGCGGTGGTCGCGGGCCGTGACGCGCGAGACCCTCACCGCGATGGTGCGCTCCCGCAGCTACATCATCACGGCGCCCGACGACGAGAAGGCGCGCATCGACCGCGAGACCGCCGAGCTGTTCGACGAGATCGGCGCCGTGGGCGAGCGGCTGGTCGAGCTGCCGTACGTCACGCAGGCGTTCCGCAGCATCCGCCCGTAG
- the ychF gene encoding redox-regulated ATPase YchF, whose amino-acid sequence MALTIGIVGLPNVGKSTLFNALTKNQVLAANYPFATIEPNVGVVNLPDPRLDTLAGIFGSERILPAAVSFVDIAGIVRGASEGEGLGNQFLANIREADAIAQVVRGFADGDVVHVDGKVDPASDMETINAELQLADLQTLEKAIARYEKEVRGKKLDPVVLETAKAAQDALQRGELLSATGIDLGPIKELGLLTAKPFIFVFNVDEAVLTDDVRKAALAALVAPAQAVFLDAKIESELIDLDPEDAAELLASTGQTESGLDQLARIGFDTLGLQTYLTAGPKEARAWTIGKGWKAPQAAGVIHTDFEKGFIKAEVISFEDLVATGSVVEARAKGKARLEGKDYVMQDGDVVEFRFNV is encoded by the coding sequence GTGGCTCTCACCATCGGAATCGTCGGTCTCCCGAACGTCGGCAAGTCGACCCTCTTCAACGCCCTCACCAAGAACCAGGTGCTCGCGGCGAACTACCCGTTCGCGACGATCGAGCCGAACGTCGGGGTGGTGAACCTCCCCGACCCGCGTCTCGACACGCTCGCCGGGATCTTCGGCTCCGAGCGCATCCTGCCCGCCGCCGTGTCGTTCGTCGACATCGCCGGCATCGTGCGCGGAGCGAGCGAGGGCGAGGGGCTCGGCAACCAGTTCCTCGCGAACATCCGCGAGGCCGACGCGATCGCGCAGGTCGTGCGCGGCTTCGCCGACGGCGACGTCGTGCACGTCGACGGCAAGGTCGACCCGGCATCCGACATGGAGACGATCAACGCCGAGCTGCAGCTCGCCGACCTGCAGACCCTCGAGAAGGCCATCGCGCGCTACGAGAAGGAAGTGCGCGGCAAGAAGCTCGACCCCGTCGTGCTCGAGACCGCGAAGGCCGCGCAGGACGCCCTGCAGCGCGGCGAGCTGCTGTCGGCGACGGGCATCGACCTCGGGCCGATCAAGGAGCTGGGGCTGCTCACCGCCAAGCCCTTCATCTTCGTGTTCAACGTCGACGAGGCCGTGCTGACCGACGACGTTCGCAAGGCCGCGCTCGCCGCCCTCGTCGCCCCCGCGCAGGCCGTGTTCCTCGACGCGAAGATCGAGTCGGAGCTCATCGACCTCGACCCCGAGGATGCCGCCGAGCTGCTGGCGTCGACGGGTCAGACCGAGTCGGGTCTCGACCAGCTCGCGCGCATCGGCTTCGACACCCTCGGCCTGCAGACCTATCTCACGGCCGGGCCGAAGGAGGCGCGCGCCTGGACGATCGGCAAGGGCTGGAAGGCGCCGCAGGCCGCGGGCGTCATCCACACCGACTTCGAGAAGGGCTTCATCAAGGCCGAGGTCATCTCGTTCGAGGACCTCGTCGCGACCGGATCCGTCGTCGAGGCCCGTGCGAAGGGCAAGGCCCGCCTCGAGGGCAAGGACTACGTCATGCAGGACGGGGACGTGGTGGAGTTCCGCTTCAACGTGTGA